In Rheinheimera sp. MM224, one DNA window encodes the following:
- a CDS encoding diguanylate cyclase, which yields MRFALLVFLAFFSVTAFGQGQSGSIYDFDIKHWNSADGLSSNSVRAVSQDQQGYLWIGTLYGLNRFDGHHFTQFSTKTSRQLASNSINKLLLDQQGYMWVGTKAGLSGFNPQTLKFDRYPILAEVTSIVQVAPDELWVAAENLFKVKQGKVSRIHSVKEAVVQMEKAGDAVWVSTARSLYKLTPAGEIQQIPLPDELQQHPLYDLSWLNDSLHFASESGYFHLDKQQQIVRCAINGVDNSAIYKLFRDSSGSDWISGYNKLHHRQAGQAWQQISAEELGSSPWFSDIFEDRDHNIWMASFSEGLYRASPGKMRRVVGEGQQDVVVRSVRYSARLNSLLVATQTNVGLLKADQHFVELVDHQSLGQSTVFDFYDRNNQLWLGTDNGLLLYNFDDNSVSRPFKELASSAIRVVQPHAETGLWFGGAGGLYHYDGKTLQAAPFNADLESGFVTVIEIVGEDLLVGTTSGLYWYQQDKLNRVGLGTPLFGAYITSVLTLPDQQMLVATLDDGLFIKTAQGHWQQYDSSNGLPLDPVTSLWYDRDTDYLWASSLKGVFRFKPTAMKDSDQQFNFELILSPYDRQLGTAPGRCCNGAGHSKVAKWLDQLWYPSLKGLVAVPLQLKMAPDRPLQPLLQEVMGQKSYALLPDQHQLVLETSDRNISISYSALEFIKANAIEFRYQLKGFDQEWQKVGQRREAIYTNLPPGSYQFVVQARYASQSWTESQQLKLDLVVPRLFTETVVYKGLWVLLVVLALYGLAWLWRRNAVMQQQELSKLVRLRTQELENSNSRLYELNEQLSQLTHKDTLTGLRNRRFLFEQLPKDVEQYQHNRDAMLQQGKCIALLQLDMDNFKSINDLYGNSAGDSVLQQISGLLLRESRGADYVVRYAGEQFVLVLRDVEFATVKDVALQLNQLVANAHFQIPDGRNVSLTCSIGYSCFPLELLGGQLISWEISLQLSEIALRKVKQSGRNGCATLGFDPQVDAFEFEDSGHIDVQIEKLLADGVAWFEVKNYLG from the coding sequence GTGCGTTTTGCGCTCTTGGTTTTTTTAGCCTTTTTCTCTGTGACTGCATTCGGTCAGGGTCAGTCTGGTTCCATTTATGATTTTGATATCAAACACTGGAATAGTGCTGATGGGCTGTCTTCTAATTCGGTCAGGGCTGTCAGTCAGGATCAACAAGGCTATTTGTGGATCGGCACTTTATATGGCTTAAATCGTTTTGATGGCCATCATTTCACCCAGTTCAGCACCAAAACCAGTCGTCAGCTTGCCAGTAACTCCATTAATAAACTGTTGTTAGATCAACAGGGCTATATGTGGGTAGGGACTAAAGCTGGTTTATCTGGCTTTAACCCTCAGACCCTGAAATTTGACCGATACCCGATCCTGGCTGAAGTCACCTCTATAGTGCAGGTGGCTCCGGATGAATTATGGGTCGCAGCTGAAAATCTGTTTAAAGTAAAACAAGGTAAAGTCAGTCGTATTCATAGTGTGAAAGAGGCTGTGGTACAGATGGAGAAGGCGGGAGATGCGGTATGGGTCAGCACTGCCCGTTCTTTGTATAAATTAACGCCTGCAGGAGAAATCCAACAGATCCCCCTGCCTGATGAGCTGCAACAACACCCACTTTATGATTTAAGCTGGTTGAATGACAGCCTGCATTTTGCCAGTGAGTCAGGTTATTTCCATCTGGATAAGCAACAACAGATAGTTCGCTGTGCCATTAACGGTGTGGATAATTCGGCCATCTATAAATTATTCAGAGACAGCTCGGGTAGCGACTGGATCTCAGGCTACAACAAATTACATCACCGTCAGGCCGGACAAGCATGGCAACAAATCAGTGCTGAGGAACTGGGCAGTTCTCCCTGGTTCAGCGATATCTTCGAAGACAGAGACCACAACATCTGGATGGCTAGTTTCAGTGAAGGCCTGTATCGCGCTTCTCCGGGGAAAATGCGCCGTGTGGTAGGAGAGGGCCAGCAGGATGTTGTGGTGCGCAGTGTGCGCTACTCAGCCCGCTTAAATAGCCTGCTGGTTGCCACGCAAACCAATGTCGGACTGTTAAAAGCCGATCAACACTTTGTTGAGCTGGTGGATCATCAATCCCTCGGACAAAGTACCGTTTTTGATTTTTACGACAGAAATAATCAGTTGTGGTTGGGCACAGATAATGGTTTGCTGCTGTATAACTTTGACGACAACAGCGTCAGCCGTCCTTTTAAAGAATTGGCGAGCAGCGCTATTCGTGTGGTACAGCCTCATGCAGAAACAGGGTTATGGTTCGGCGGAGCCGGCGGTCTTTACCATTATGATGGTAAAACATTACAAGCAGCCCCTTTTAATGCCGATCTGGAGTCTGGTTTTGTCACTGTGATTGAAATTGTGGGCGAGGATCTACTGGTCGGAACGACCAGTGGCTTGTATTGGTATCAACAGGATAAGTTAAACAGAGTAGGGCTGGGTACTCCTTTGTTTGGTGCTTATATCACCAGTGTTTTAACTTTACCGGATCAGCAGATGCTGGTAGCAACCTTAGATGATGGTTTGTTTATCAAAACTGCACAGGGTCACTGGCAACAATATGACAGCAGCAATGGCTTACCTTTGGACCCGGTGACCAGCTTATGGTACGACAGAGACACTGATTATTTATGGGCCAGCAGTTTAAAAGGCGTATTCAGATTTAAACCCACTGCGATGAAAGACAGTGACCAGCAATTCAATTTCGAGCTGATCTTATCTCCTTACGACAGGCAGTTGGGCACTGCACCAGGTCGCTGTTGTAACGGTGCTGGTCATAGCAAAGTAGCGAAGTGGCTGGATCAGTTGTGGTATCCAAGTTTAAAAGGGCTGGTGGCTGTGCCATTGCAATTAAAAATGGCACCGGACAGACCGTTACAGCCTTTGCTACAAGAGGTGATGGGGCAGAAATCTTATGCATTATTGCCTGATCAGCATCAGTTAGTTTTAGAAACTTCAGATCGTAATATCAGTATCAGTTACAGCGCGCTGGAGTTTATCAAAGCCAATGCCATTGAATTCCGTTATCAGCTCAAAGGTTTTGATCAGGAATGGCAAAAGGTTGGGCAGCGCCGTGAGGCTATTTACACCAACCTGCCGCCAGGCAGTTATCAGTTTGTGGTGCAGGCCCGTTATGCCAGTCAAAGCTGGACTGAATCGCAACAACTTAAATTAGATCTGGTGGTGCCACGTTTATTTACAGAAACGGTCGTCTACAAGGGGTTATGGGTATTATTGGTTGTGCTGGCATTATACGGCTTAGCCTGGTTATGGCGCCGTAATGCGGTGATGCAGCAACAGGAGCTAAGTAAGCTGGTGCGACTGCGTACTCAGGAGCTTGAAAACAGCAACTCGCGTTTGTATGAACTTAACGAGCAGTTGTCCCAGTTGACCCATAAAGATACCTTAACCGGACTTCGAAACCGTCGTTTCCTGTTTGAGCAATTACCGAAAGACGTCGAACAATATCAACACAACAGAGATGCCATGCTGCAACAAGGAAAGTGCATAGCGCTGCTGCAGCTGGATATGGATAATTTTAAGTCTATTAATGACTTGTACGGCAATAGCGCTGGCGATAGTGTCTTACAGCAAATCAGTGGTTTATTGCTGCGTGAAAGCCGTGGCGCTGATTATGTGGTGCGTTACGCCGGCGAGCAGTTTGTTCTGGTGTTACGGGACGTGGAATTTGCCACTGTGAAGGATGTTGCTTTGCAACTGAATCAATTGGTTGCTAACGCTCATTTCCAGATCCCGGATGGCCGCAACGTATCACTCACCTGTTCTATCGGCTACAGCTGTTTTCCATTGGAGCTGCTCGGAGGGCAACTGATTTCCTGGGAGATCTCGTTGCAACTGTCTGAAATCGCGTTACGAAAAGTGAAGCAATCGGGCCGCAATGGCTGCGCGACCTTAGGATTTGATCCTCAGGTCGATGCGTTTGAGTTTGAAGATTCGGGGCATATCGACGTGCAGATTGAAAAGCTATTAGCTGATGGTGTGGCCTGGTTCGAAGTGAAAAACTACTTAGGCTAA
- the thiL gene encoding thiamine-phosphate kinase, protein MGEFELIQRCFAEAGRKRTDVAIGIGDDGAVVQVREGCDLVITTDSMVEGIHFFPDVDPRSLGHKLVAVNVSDLAAMGAEPCWLSLALTLPKVDEDWLTAFAEGLSETADYYNCQLIGGDTTRGPLSLTMIAKGLVPKGKAITRAGAQNGDYLYVTGTLGDAALGLKLVQEQVEVSKKHRAHILQRFHYPTARVALGQALRNIASSAMDVSDGLAGDLLHILRRSKVGAVVDVSKLPMSQALKDSCSAEQALQFALSGGEDYELLFTVPENRRGSLEVLLSPYGVPVTCIGRITGAVGKLEFKQGDLPFVYQHQGFEHF, encoded by the coding sequence ATGGGTGAATTTGAGTTAATTCAACGTTGTTTTGCTGAAGCGGGCCGTAAACGCACGGACGTTGCCATTGGTATTGGTGACGACGGTGCTGTGGTACAGGTGCGTGAAGGCTGTGATCTGGTGATCACCACCGACAGCATGGTCGAAGGCATCCATTTTTTCCCGGATGTCGATCCGCGCTCGCTTGGGCATAAATTGGTGGCAGTCAATGTCAGCGATTTAGCTGCTATGGGCGCTGAACCTTGCTGGTTATCTTTGGCTTTAACTTTACCTAAAGTGGATGAAGACTGGTTGACTGCTTTTGCTGAAGGTTTAAGCGAAACAGCGGATTATTACAATTGCCAGCTGATAGGGGGTGATACCACCCGTGGTCCTTTAAGTTTAACCATGATTGCCAAAGGCTTAGTGCCCAAAGGCAAAGCCATTACCCGCGCTGGTGCTCAGAATGGTGATTACCTGTATGTCACTGGCACTTTAGGTGATGCGGCTTTAGGTTTAAAACTGGTGCAGGAGCAGGTTGAAGTCAGTAAAAAACACCGGGCTCATATTCTGCAACGTTTTCACTATCCAACAGCTCGTGTGGCTTTAGGTCAGGCGCTGCGTAATATTGCAAGTTCAGCCATGGATGTCTCTGATGGTCTTGCTGGCGATTTACTTCATATTTTAAGGCGCTCTAAAGTAGGAGCCGTGGTGGATGTCAGCAAACTGCCGATGTCTCAGGCACTCAAAGACAGTTGCAGCGCTGAACAAGCGCTGCAATTTGCCTTGTCCGGTGGTGAAGACTACGAACTGCTGTTTACCGTGCCGGAAAACCGTCGGGGTTCTTTAGAAGTGCTGTTATCTCCTTATGGTGTGCCAGTGACTTGTATTGGCCGCATCACAGGTGCTGTGGGTAAACTGGAGTTTAAGCAGGGGGATTTACCCTTTGTGTACCAGCATCAGGGCTTTGAGCACTTTTGA
- the thiI gene encoding tRNA uracil 4-sulfurtransferase ThiI — translation MEFLVKLHPEISIKSKSVRKRQTMLLEQNLKTILLRLDPSVAIKNNYDHLLVQVTSDSPKLRQQMIDHLACIPGIVQFMEMQSGTYSSLHDIFEQVKAVFTQRLQGKSFCVRVKRTGDHEFSSLEAERYIGGGLNQHIPSARVQLKNPDEVVRVEIKRDQLIIVSQVFDGMGGFPLPSQSDVLSLISGGFDSAVASYLMIRKGLRTHYLFFNLGGAAHETGVRQMAFYLWQKFSLSHKVKFISVDFAPVVTEILEKVDNGLMGVVLKRQMMRAAAIVAERIGVQALVTGESVGQVASQTIANLSVIDKATDTLVLRPLIYQDKQEIIDLARKIGAEDMAKTMPEYCGVISNKPTINADLNKVLLAEQQLDLAALEKLALDANVLDIRTVEFQAEQQISTVLDESAMAADAIILDIRGPDEVDVKPLTGVSHQVQVMPFYKLASQFSQLDQTQQYYLYCERGVMSRLQALLLTEQGHQNVGVYRGDF, via the coding sequence ATGGAATTTTTAGTCAAACTGCACCCGGAAATATCGATTAAAAGTAAATCGGTCCGGAAACGTCAGACCATGCTTTTAGAGCAGAATCTGAAAACTATCTTGTTGCGGTTAGACCCATCCGTTGCCATCAAAAACAACTACGACCATTTGCTGGTGCAGGTTACATCCGACAGTCCTAAATTGCGTCAGCAGATGATTGATCATTTGGCCTGTATTCCCGGCATAGTGCAGTTTATGGAAATGCAGTCGGGCACCTACAGTTCACTGCACGACATTTTTGAGCAAGTCAAAGCTGTGTTTACCCAAAGACTGCAAGGTAAAAGTTTCTGTGTGCGGGTAAAACGTACTGGCGATCACGAATTCAGCTCGCTCGAAGCTGAACGTTACATAGGCGGTGGTTTAAATCAGCACATCCCTTCAGCCCGCGTGCAACTGAAAAACCCTGATGAAGTGGTACGTGTTGAGATTAAACGTGACCAGTTGATTATTGTCAGTCAGGTGTTTGATGGTATGGGCGGCTTTCCGCTGCCAAGCCAGAGTGATGTGTTGTCACTAATTTCTGGTGGCTTTGACTCAGCTGTGGCCAGTTATCTGATGATCCGCAAAGGCCTGCGTACTCACTATCTGTTTTTTAATTTAGGCGGCGCAGCCCATGAAACAGGTGTGCGGCAGATGGCTTTTTATTTATGGCAAAAATTCAGTTTGTCGCACAAAGTGAAATTTATCAGTGTTGATTTTGCCCCTGTGGTCACTGAAATTCTGGAGAAAGTCGATAACGGCCTGATGGGCGTTGTGCTGAAGCGCCAGATGATGCGTGCCGCTGCTATAGTGGCTGAACGTATTGGCGTTCAGGCTCTGGTGACAGGTGAAAGTGTCGGTCAGGTGGCCAGTCAGACTATTGCTAATTTAAGTGTGATAGATAAAGCCACTGATACCCTGGTGTTGCGTCCGCTGATTTATCAGGACAAACAAGAAATCATTGATTTAGCCCGCAAAATTGGTGCTGAAGATATGGCCAAAACCATGCCGGAATACTGCGGCGTGATTTCCAACAAGCCTACTATCAACGCCGATTTAAACAAAGTGCTGCTTGCTGAACAGCAACTCGATTTGGCTGCGTTGGAAAAACTGGCTTTGGATGCGAACGTATTGGATATTCGCACTGTAGAATTCCAGGCAGAGCAACAAATCAGCACTGTACTGGATGAAAGCGCCATGGCTGCTGATGCCATAATTCTGGATATTCGTGGCCCGGATGAAGTGGATGTCAAACCTCTGACTGGGGTCAGTCATCAGGTCCAAGTCATGCCTTTTTATAAGCTTGCCAGTCAGTTCAGCCAACTTGATCAAACACAGCAGTATTATCTGTATTGTGAACGTGGGGTGATGAGTCGTTTACAGGCGCTGCTGCTGACTGAACAGGGGCATCAGAACGTTGGTGTTTATCGCGGCGACTTTTGA
- the dxs gene encoding 1-deoxy-D-xylulose-5-phosphate synthase encodes MTSASQDFPLLHKANWPADLRQLPQDELPTLSDELRAFLLKTVSQSSGHFASGLGTIELTVALHYVYNTPFDRLIWDVGHQAYPHKILTGRRDQMHSIRQKDGLHPFPWREESEYDTLSVGHSSTSISAALGMAIAARAEQKNRKVVAVIGDGAITAGMAFEALNHAGEVKPDMLVILNDNEMSISENVGALNRYFARILSGNFYTSLREGGKKILSGVPPLHQLASRAEEHFKGMVTPGTFFEELGFNYIGPIDGHDVKGLVDTIRNMRNLKGPQLLHVVTKKGKGYLPAEQDPIGYHAVSKFDPTAECQPAKKAGKATFSNIFGQWICDMAAVDPKLQGITPAMREGSDLVQFSKSYPERYFDVAIAEQHAVTLAAGMAIEGLKPVVAIYSSFLQRGYDQLIHDIAIQNLDVLFAIDRAGVVGADGPTHQGSFDLSFMRCIPNMLIMVPSDENECRQMLYTGYQHKGPAAVRYPRGSGNGEAPEAVMSELAIGKGLIRRQGEKVALLAFGPLLQACHTVAEQLNATLVDMRFVKPLDQQLLTELAKTHSHFVTIEDNALMGGAGSAVNEYCIAAQLPVKLLNIGLPDLFIKHGTQEQIYAELGLDCTGIQAKVAAFLSR; translated from the coding sequence ATGACATCAGCTAGTCAGGATTTCCCTCTGCTTCATAAAGCCAACTGGCCTGCCGATTTGCGCCAGCTGCCACAGGATGAGTTACCCACTCTGAGTGACGAGTTAAGGGCATTTTTATTGAAAACCGTCAGCCAAAGCAGTGGCCACTTCGCCTCAGGTCTTGGCACTATTGAGCTGACTGTTGCTTTGCATTATGTCTACAACACTCCTTTTGACCGTCTGATTTGGGATGTGGGTCATCAGGCTTACCCTCATAAAATTCTGACAGGTCGTCGTGATCAGATGCACAGCATCCGTCAGAAAGATGGTTTACACCCTTTCCCATGGCGGGAAGAAAGTGAATACGATACCTTAAGTGTCGGCCACTCCAGTACTTCCATCAGTGCTGCTTTAGGCATGGCCATCGCTGCCCGCGCTGAGCAGAAAAACCGCAAAGTAGTGGCTGTGATTGGGGATGGTGCTATTACTGCTGGTATGGCCTTTGAGGCCCTGAACCATGCCGGTGAAGTCAAACCCGATATGCTGGTGATCTTAAACGACAACGAAATGTCGATTTCTGAAAACGTTGGCGCGTTAAATCGCTATTTTGCCCGTATTTTATCCGGTAATTTTTACACCAGCCTGCGTGAAGGTGGTAAAAAGATATTAAGTGGTGTGCCTCCTTTGCATCAGTTAGCCAGCCGCGCTGAAGAACATTTTAAAGGTATGGTCACCCCTGGTACTTTTTTTGAAGAACTGGGCTTTAACTACATAGGCCCCATTGACGGTCATGATGTCAAAGGTCTGGTCGACACTATCCGTAATATGCGCAACCTTAAAGGTCCGCAATTGCTGCATGTGGTAACGAAAAAAGGCAAAGGCTATTTACCTGCAGAACAAGATCCTATTGGTTACCATGCCGTCAGTAAATTTGACCCAACAGCAGAGTGCCAGCCGGCCAAAAAAGCCGGTAAAGCCACCTTCTCCAATATTTTTGGTCAATGGATATGCGATATGGCGGCGGTGGATCCAAAGCTGCAAGGCATTACACCGGCCATGCGCGAAGGCTCAGACTTAGTCCAGTTTTCTAAAAGCTACCCGGAGCGTTACTTTGACGTAGCTATTGCAGAACAACATGCTGTGACTTTAGCCGCAGGTATGGCGATTGAAGGCTTGAAACCTGTCGTAGCCATTTACTCCAGCTTCCTGCAACGTGGTTACGATCAGCTTATTCACGACATTGCGATTCAGAATCTGGATGTACTTTTTGCCATAGACCGCGCTGGTGTCGTAGGAGCCGATGGCCCAACCCACCAAGGGTCTTTTGATTTGAGCTTTATGCGCTGTATTCCAAACATGCTGATCATGGTGCCTTCGGATGAAAACGAATGCCGTCAGATGTTATATACAGGCTATCAACACAAAGGCCCCGCAGCTGTGCGTTACCCTCGGGGTAGCGGCAATGGCGAAGCGCCAGAAGCTGTGATGAGCGAATTAGCTATAGGTAAGGGTCTTATCCGCCGTCAGGGTGAAAAAGTCGCCTTGCTGGCTTTTGGGCCTTTATTACAGGCTTGCCATACAGTGGCAGAACAGTTGAATGCAACATTGGTCGATATGCGTTTTGTTAAACCTCTGGATCAGCAACTGCTGACTGAGCTTGCCAAAACTCACAGTCATTTTGTGACTATTGAAGATAATGCTCTGATGGGCGGCGCAGGTTCTGCGGTCAATGAATACTGCATTGCAGCACAGTTGCCTGTAAAGCTGCTGAATATAGGTTTGCCAGATCTCTTTATCAAACACGGTACTCAGGAGCAGATCTACGCCGAACTGGGGTTAGACTGCACAGGTATCCAGGCCAAAGTAGCAGCTTTTCTTAGCCGCTAA
- a CDS encoding phosphatidylglycerophosphatase A — translation MTSPQKSAAKFDLRKWTHFLALGFGSGLAPKAPGTFGTLAALPLIYLQSLLSPQFALLWVLFAFVLGCYVCGQTAKDIGEHDHGAIVWDEVAGYSLAMWCIPFEWQYLLVGFLLFRFFDIVKPWPIRLLDKKIHGGFGIMIDDMLAGFFSWLILFALVQWQAFS, via the coding sequence ATGACATCTCCTCAAAAATCCGCCGCTAAATTTGACTTGAGAAAGTGGACTCATTTTCTCGCTTTGGGTTTTGGATCAGGTCTTGCCCCTAAAGCACCAGGTACTTTTGGCACTTTAGCTGCTTTGCCTTTAATTTATCTGCAATCTTTACTCAGCCCCCAATTTGCGTTGCTCTGGGTATTGTTCGCTTTTGTGTTGGGTTGTTATGTTTGTGGTCAGACAGCCAAAGACATTGGTGAACATGATCATGGCGCCATCGTCTGGGATGAGGTCGCAGGTTACAGTCTGGCTATGTGGTGTATTCCGTTTGAATGGCAGTACCTGCTGGTTGGTTTTCTACTCTTCCGCTTTTTTGATATCGTCAAACCTTGGCCTATTCGTTTACTGGATAAAAAAATCCACGGCGGTTTTGGCATTATGATTGACGATATGCTGGCCGGTTTCTTTAGCTGGCTCATTCTCTTCGCGCTGGTGCAGTGGCAAGCTTTTAGTTAA
- a CDS encoding flagellar motor protein MotB: MAKCKKCPPPGLPAYMGTFADLMSLLMCFFVLLLSFSEMDVLKFKQIAGSMQYAFGVQNKIEVKDIPKGTSVIAMEFRPGRPDPTPIDTIQQQTVEMTQQMLNFQAGKEDEAGGRQEQREDKTGGQSTSTAEEPMDSPEVAAAGELQEQTNELLKKIAEQLEKQIMDGAIELESLGQQIIIRIRENGSFPSGSSFLQPKFKPIIQNIGALLKDVPGEITVSGHTDDDQVSDELHSNNWDLSAQRAVSVASEMIKAPGFDKNRLVVVGHAETRPLVPNDTESNRRRNRRVEISIMQGKPKESEPISLEPAAQGRTNP; this comes from the coding sequence ATGGCCAAGTGTAAAAAGTGCCCACCACCAGGTTTACCGGCTTATATGGGAACCTTTGCTGATCTGATGTCGCTGTTGATGTGCTTTTTTGTGTTGTTGTTGTCTTTTTCTGAAATGGATGTACTGAAATTCAAGCAGATTGCAGGCTCGATGCAGTACGCTTTTGGTGTGCAAAACAAGATAGAAGTCAAAGACATTCCTAAAGGAACCAGCGTCATTGCGATGGAGTTTCGCCCGGGCCGTCCTGATCCAACGCCGATAGACACCATCCAACAGCAAACTGTTGAAATGACTCAACAAATGCTGAATTTCCAGGCGGGTAAGGAAGATGAAGCGGGTGGACGCCAGGAGCAGCGGGAGGATAAAACCGGTGGTCAGTCAACCAGTACAGCAGAAGAACCTATGGACTCGCCAGAAGTTGCCGCAGCAGGTGAGTTGCAGGAGCAAACCAACGAGCTGTTGAAAAAAATTGCTGAGCAGTTGGAAAAACAAATTATGGATGGCGCTATTGAACTTGAATCTTTAGGTCAGCAAATCATTATCCGTATTCGTGAAAATGGCTCATTCCCTTCTGGTTCGTCATTTTTACAGCCAAAATTTAAGCCTATTATTCAAAATATTGGTGCTTTATTAAAAGATGTACCAGGCGAAATCACTGTGTCTGGTCATACTGATGATGATCAGGTTTCGGATGAATTACACAGCAATAACTGGGACTTATCTGCCCAACGAGCTGTATCTGTAGCCTCAGAAATGATTAAAGCTCCGGGCTTTGATAAAAACCGTCTGGTAGTGGTAGGACATGCGGAAACCCGTCCTTTAGTGCCGAATGACACTGAAAGTAATAGAAGACGTAACCGTCGGGTTGAGATTTCTATTATGCAGGGCAAACCAAAAGAGTCTGAACCTATCAGCCTCGAACCTGCAGCGCAGGGCCGCACTAATCCCTAG
- the ispA gene encoding (2E,6E)-farnesyl diphosphate synthase — translation MTLDSLTSYQQRLEQVLQQQLDKKPLTDPRLHQAMAYSLLLGGKRMRPFLVYSCGQMLGASITDLDGPAGAIEALHTYSLIHDDLPAMDNDDLRRGKATCHKAFDEATAILAGDALQTFAFELLSSHHYQQVQPERVLAMVQQLALHAGYNGMCGGQAIDLAHTNQKMSVEALEQMHQLKTGALIECSVRFAYLASPVDNVAHLDALVRYSRAIGLAFQVQDDILDIEGDTQVLGKTAGSDQKANKATYPALLGLDQAKQKAHLLVEEALAALRELPYATDELVALARYVIARQF, via the coding sequence TTGACGTTAGATTCTTTAACCTCGTACCAGCAACGGCTGGAACAGGTACTGCAACAACAATTAGATAAAAAACCTCTGACCGACCCGCGGCTGCATCAGGCCATGGCTTATAGTTTGCTGCTCGGCGGTAAACGCATGCGGCCTTTTTTGGTTTATAGCTGCGGTCAGATGTTAGGCGCTTCTATCACGGATCTAGATGGTCCGGCAGGCGCTATTGAAGCTCTGCATACCTACTCCTTAATCCATGACGACTTACCCGCTATGGATAACGACGATTTACGCCGGGGTAAAGCCACCTGCCACAAAGCTTTTGATGAAGCTACAGCTATTCTGGCTGGCGATGCGCTGCAGACCTTCGCGTTTGAACTATTAAGCAGTCATCACTACCAGCAGGTTCAGCCAGAACGTGTTCTAGCCATGGTACAACAGTTAGCACTACATGCCGGCTACAACGGCATGTGCGGTGGCCAGGCTATTGATTTGGCACACACCAATCAGAAAATGTCGGTTGAAGCACTGGAGCAAATGCATCAGTTAAAAACCGGTGCTTTAATTGAGTGTTCGGTACGTTTTGCTTATCTGGCCAGTCCAGTGGATAATGTGGCTCATTTAGACGCTTTAGTTCGTTATAGCAGAGCCATAGGTTTAGCTTTTCAGGTGCAGGACGACATTCTTGATATCGAAGGCGACACGCAAGTGCTGGGTAAAACCGCAGGTTCAGATCAAAAAGCCAATAAAGCCACCTATCCGGCTTTATTGGGCTTAGATCAAGCGAAACAAAAAGCACACTTATTGGTTGAAGAGGCATTAGCCGCTTTGCGCGAACTTCCTTATGCAACAGACGAACTGGTGGCGTTGGCCCGGTACGTTATTGCCCGACAGTTTTAA
- the pomA gene encoding flagellar motor protein PomA — protein sequence MDLATVIGLVAVMGMMGWAMWLSASGNIAMFYDFVSIVIVFGGSITAVMIKFTFTQLADSMKAAGKAFMFKIESAEELIEKAVQLADAARKGGFLALEEAEIPNQFMQKGINMLVDGHDADVVRGTLEKDIELTYARHDVAIQVFKQMGDLGPAMGMIGTLVGLVAMLSNMSDPKAIGPAMAVALLTTMYGAMQANCIFLPLSEKMAVRNEEEKTNNELILDAIMGIQDGQNPKVIEGILRNYLQSKKRDPAAPAAAE from the coding sequence GTGGATTTAGCAACCGTCATAGGATTAGTCGCGGTCATGGGCATGATGGGCTGGGCAATGTGGCTCAGCGCCAGTGGCAATATCGCCATGTTTTACGATTTTGTGTCTATCGTCATCGTGTTCGGCGGCAGTATTACTGCGGTCATGATCAAATTTACCTTCACGCAGCTGGCCGACTCGATGAAAGCCGCTGGTAAAGCCTTTATGTTTAAAATTGAGTCAGCTGAGGAGCTGATTGAAAAGGCCGTGCAACTGGCTGATGCGGCTCGTAAAGGCGGTTTTTTAGCATTGGAAGAAGCTGAAATTCCTAATCAATTTATGCAAAAAGGCATCAATATGCTGGTCGATGGCCATGATGCTGATGTAGTGCGGGGCACACTGGAAAAAGATATTGAGCTGACTTATGCCCGCCATGATGTTGCTATTCAGGTATTTAAGCAAATGGGTGATCTGGGCCCTGCTATGGGCATGATAGGGACCTTGGTAGGTCTGGTTGCCATGCTATCTAATATGTCTGACCCTAAAGCCATAGGCCCGGCTATGGCTGTTGCTTTGTTGACCACTATGTATGGCGCTATGCAAGCAAACTGTATTTTTTTACCTCTGTCAGAAAAAATGGCAGTGCGTAATGAAGAAGAGAAAACCAATAACGAGCTGATACTGGATGCCATTATGGGGATACAGGATGGTCAGAATCCGAAAGTGATCGAAGGCATTTTACGTAATTACCTGCAGTCGAAAAAACGTGACCCGGCAGCCCCTGCCGCCGCAGAGTAG
- a CDS encoding exodeoxyribonuclease VII small subunit: MTKKKTDFSHFEQSIAELEQIVQQLEQGDLSLDQALQQFERGIELSRTSQQQLQSAQQKVQLLVQDAGQDHLEPFVTNEGE; this comes from the coding sequence ATGACAAAAAAGAAAACAGATTTCAGCCATTTTGAGCAGAGTATTGCCGAGCTGGAACAGATAGTACAGCAGCTGGAACAAGGTGATCTGAGCCTTGATCAGGCCTTGCAACAATTTGAACGTGGTATTGAACTCTCCCGTACCAGTCAGCAGCAGTTACAATCTGCACAACAAAAAGTCCAGTTATTAGTCCAGGACGCCGGGCAAGACCATCTGGAACCTTTTGTGACCAACGAAGGTGAATGA